The following are from one region of the Advenella mimigardefordensis DPN7 genome:
- the zapE gene encoding cell division protein ZapE, giving the protein MNVLQYYEKTLADRGYRADAAQQKAIERLQVFADELVAYQQELAKPFRRFFRKPEPPRGVYMWGGVGRGKSFLMDSFFMTVQIEKKTRIHFHEFMRSVHHQLQALRGKSDPLDEVAHIISDKYKLICFDEFHVSDIADAMILYKLLLNLFDNGTSFIMTSNYEPSTLYPDGLHRDRILPAIALIEKRMDVVNVDTGVDYRQRTLEQVRMYLTPLNEDTQAQLQQAFDSLAETAPQDTDLRIENRVIRARAVAGSVVWFTFAELCGGPRSQNDYLELANRYQTIVLSDVPRMMPRHSSEARRFTWLIDVLYDHHVKLIMSAECPPEELYTEGVLANEFHRTVSRITEMQSKEYLESERRLSVKL; this is encoded by the coding sequence ATGAACGTACTGCAATACTACGAAAAGACTCTTGCTGATCGCGGCTATCGGGCCGATGCGGCCCAGCAGAAGGCGATTGAGCGTTTGCAGGTTTTCGCCGACGAACTGGTTGCCTATCAACAAGAGTTGGCTAAACCTTTTCGCCGGTTTTTCCGCAAGCCGGAGCCGCCGCGTGGCGTTTACATGTGGGGCGGGGTCGGCCGCGGCAAAAGTTTTCTGATGGATTCCTTCTTCATGACGGTGCAGATCGAGAAGAAGACGCGGATTCACTTTCATGAATTTATGCGCAGTGTGCACCATCAGTTACAGGCGCTGCGTGGCAAGAGCGATCCTCTGGACGAAGTGGCGCATATCATCAGCGATAAATACAAGCTGATCTGTTTTGATGAGTTTCACGTCTCCGATATTGCAGATGCCATGATTCTGTACAAGCTGCTGCTCAATCTGTTTGACAACGGCACCAGCTTTATCATGACCTCCAATTATGAGCCATCGACACTGTATCCGGATGGCCTGCACCGTGACCGTATCCTGCCGGCCATTGCCCTGATTGAAAAACGCATGGACGTGGTCAATGTGGATACGGGCGTTGATTATCGGCAGCGCACGCTCGAGCAGGTACGCATGTACTTGACGCCGCTCAATGAGGACACGCAGGCACAGTTGCAGCAGGCATTTGACAGCCTGGCCGAAACGGCTCCGCAGGACACTGATCTGCGGATCGAGAACCGTGTGATCCGGGCCCGTGCGGTTGCCGGATCGGTGGTCTGGTTCACTTTTGCGGAGCTTTGTGGTGGCCCGCGCTCACAGAACGACTATCTGGAACTGGCCAATCGCTATCAGACCATTGTTCTCTCGGATGTGCCGCGCATGATGCCCAGACATTCCTCCGAGGCCCGGCGTTTTACCTGGTTGATCGATGTCCTGTATGATCATCATGTCAAGCTGATCATGTCGGCCGAATGTCCGCCCGAGGAACTGTATACTGAAGGCGTGCTCGCGAATGAATTTCACCGGACCGTATCACGGATTACCGAAATGCAGTCCAAAGAGTATCTTGAGTCCGAAAGACGCTTGTCGGTGAAACTTTAA
- a CDS encoding tryptophan--tRNA ligase: protein MSVEQTSPAGDASRNVRVLTGITTSGTPHLGNYAGAIRPAVAASRQPNVDAFFFLADYHALIKCDDPQRVAASRLEIAATWLAAGLDPEKVTFYRQSDVPEIPELSWILTCITPKGLMNRAHAYKASVDQNEARGDEPDDGVNMGLFSYPVLMAADILMFNANRVPVGRDQIQHLEMARDIAQRFNHQYGAGRDYFVLPDVQIDEDVATLPGLDGRKMSKSYNNTIPLFEGGAKALPNAIARIVTDSRAPGEAKDAEASHLFMIYKAFATPQETDHFRRELADGMGWGDAKKKLATHLETILAPMREQYVTLMDNPERIEDILQAGAAKARRLATPFMQEIREAVGLRNGTRVKSAAPEKKKSGKAARFISFRDDDGTFRSRLVAADGDTLLLSGPYTEPKQAGQFATQLLSLDLRSLIRRNPDYSVTVLLDEQELGSSPAMQSEMEREALIVRLLQTVDSLAPASDA, encoded by the coding sequence ATGAGTGTTGAACAAACTTCCCCAGCCGGTGACGCAAGCCGGAATGTGCGCGTATTAACGGGCATTACCACTTCCGGCACACCGCATCTGGGCAATTATGCGGGTGCGATCCGGCCGGCGGTGGCCGCCAGTCGTCAGCCCAACGTTGATGCCTTCTTTTTTCTGGCCGACTATCATGCGCTGATCAAATGTGACGATCCGCAGCGCGTGGCCGCCTCGCGTTTGGAAATTGCCGCAACCTGGCTTGCCGCAGGGCTGGACCCCGAAAAAGTGACCTTTTATCGCCAGTCGGATGTGCCGGAGATTCCGGAACTGAGCTGGATCCTGACCTGCATTACCCCCAAGGGTCTGATGAATCGCGCCCATGCATACAAGGCGTCGGTGGATCAGAATGAGGCGCGCGGCGATGAACCCGATGACGGGGTGAATATGGGGCTTTTCTCCTACCCTGTCCTGATGGCTGCCGATATTCTGATGTTCAATGCCAACCGCGTACCTGTTGGCCGTGACCAGATCCAGCACCTGGAAATGGCGCGCGATATTGCCCAGCGCTTTAATCATCAGTATGGAGCAGGGCGCGATTACTTTGTGCTGCCCGACGTGCAGATTGATGAAGATGTAGCCACCTTGCCTGGCCTGGATGGGCGCAAGATGTCCAAAAGCTATAACAACACCATTCCGCTGTTCGAAGGTGGTGCCAAAGCGTTACCCAATGCGATTGCGCGGATCGTGACCGATTCCCGCGCCCCCGGTGAGGCCAAAGATGCTGAAGCGTCGCATCTGTTTATGATTTACAAGGCTTTCGCCACGCCGCAGGAGACAGACCATTTCCGGCGCGAACTGGCTGACGGCATGGGCTGGGGCGATGCCAAGAAAAAACTGGCGACTCACCTGGAAACCATTCTGGCACCGATGCGCGAGCAATATGTCACTCTCATGGATAATCCTGAAAGGATTGAAGACATTTTGCAGGCGGGCGCCGCCAAGGCACGCAGGCTGGCGACGCCTTTTATGCAGGAGATTCGCGAGGCGGTTGGCCTGCGCAATGGTACCCGCGTAAAAAGTGCGGCGCCGGAGAAAAAGAAAAGCGGTAAGGCGGCCCGGTTTATCAGCTTCCGTGATGATGATGGCACTTTCCGCAGCCGCCTGGTTGCGGCCGATGGCGATACCCTGCTGTTATCGGGCCCCTATACCGAGCCGAAACAGGCCGGACAGTTTGCCACGCAACTGTTATCGCTGGACCTGCGCTCGCTGATCCGTCGCAATCCCGACTACAGCGTTACCGTTCTGCTGGACGAGCAGGAGTTGGGGTCAAGCCCGGCCATGCAATCGGAGATGGAGCGTGAAGCGCTGATTGTACGATTGTTACAGACAGTTGATTCGCTGGCACCTGCCAGCGATGCATAG
- the ddpX gene encoding D-alanyl-D-alanine dipeptidase, which translates to MDTRVTDQDLLVIDEAQYGVVIDLVYASSNNIAGRIVYQTARCALHKDAAPLLHRAAELARSAGYTLKIFDGYRPPAAQRIFWSALPDAQYVADPSQGSHHSRGTAVDVTLLDENGGELDMGTGFDAMEDASHHDYADLPALVQKNRLLLLGIMLHAGFRGIKSEWWHYELPNSVSYPIIESTLVTV; encoded by the coding sequence ATGGATACACGCGTGACCGATCAGGATTTGCTTGTTATTGATGAAGCACAGTACGGTGTTGTGATTGATCTGGTCTATGCCAGCAGCAATAACATTGCAGGGCGCATCGTGTACCAGACCGCCCGTTGCGCCCTGCACAAAGACGCAGCGCCGCTGTTGCACAGAGCGGCGGAACTGGCTCGTTCTGCCGGTTATACCCTGAAGATTTTCGATGGCTATCGGCCACCTGCGGCACAGCGTATTTTCTGGTCGGCATTGCCCGATGCCCAGTATGTTGCAGATCCGTCACAGGGTTCGCATCATTCTCGCGGTACGGCGGTGGACGTGACGTTATTGGACGAGAATGGTGGCGAACTGGATATGGGCACCGGCTTTGATGCCATGGAAGATGCGTCGCACCACGATTATGCAGATCTGCCTGCTCTGGTGCAGAAAAATCGCTTGTTGTTGCTGGGTATTATGCTGCATGCCGGATTCCGGGGCATCAAGTCGGAATGGTGGCATTATGAATTGCCAAATTCAGTCAGCTACCCGATCATTGAAAGTACGCTGGTTACCGTTTAA
- a CDS encoding ABC transporter substrate-binding protein codes for MSVRRTFMKNAFVVACATALGLSVSAAVQAATPKNMLVISKSADPQMLDIAVTMDNNDWSITYPSYQRLIKYKAGGSTEVEGELAKNWTTSEDKLTWTFTLNDGQKFSDGTPVNAEAVKYSFDRLMKMKQGPSEPFPAGLQVTVKDPLTVEFKLDKPFAPFLNILANNGAGIVNPAVEKQEGGAEKYLAGHTAGSGPYQLAKWNKGQSLILERNPHYGGQKPALEKVAFKIVPEASARRLQLQNGDLDIVGSIQPDQVKAMQNAKGVVFKKVPSLLVSYLYLNNKTGPLTNVALRKAITEAVDYNGMINGIMNGEAKPLNGPIPDGMWGHDAAAPAFKTDVAAAKASIGDAAPDKPLTLLYSTKEPYWEPIVLSVQASLQAVGVKVRLEKLANATMRDRLGKGDFDISIGNWSPDFADPFMFMNYWFDSSKQGLPGNRSFYSNSEVDKLVRQAAEETDQAKRTSLYQEAQKQVIKDYAYVYLFQHSNQMGLRDNVKGYAYNPMLHDVYNVADITKD; via the coding sequence ATGTCAGTTCGCCGTACGTTTATGAAAAACGCATTCGTGGTGGCCTGTGCCACTGCACTGGGATTGTCTGTCAGCGCCGCGGTGCAAGCGGCCACGCCCAAGAATATGCTGGTTATCTCCAAAAGCGCTGATCCGCAAATGCTGGATATCGCCGTGACGATGGACAATAACGACTGGTCTATCACTTACCCCAGCTATCAGCGACTCATCAAATACAAGGCGGGCGGCTCGACCGAGGTGGAAGGCGAACTGGCCAAAAACTGGACCACCTCCGAGGACAAGCTCACCTGGACATTCACCCTGAATGACGGGCAGAAATTCAGCGACGGAACCCCAGTTAATGCGGAAGCGGTCAAGTACAGTTTTGACCGCCTCATGAAGATGAAGCAGGGCCCGTCCGAACCGTTTCCTGCCGGCCTGCAGGTCACGGTCAAGGATCCGCTCACTGTCGAATTTAAACTGGATAAGCCGTTTGCACCGTTTCTGAATATTCTGGCCAACAATGGCGCGGGTATTGTTAATCCGGCAGTTGAGAAGCAGGAAGGGGGTGCAGAGAAATATCTGGCCGGGCATACCGCCGGTTCAGGTCCCTATCAGCTGGCTAAATGGAACAAGGGTCAGAGCCTGATTCTGGAGCGCAATCCGCATTACGGCGGCCAGAAACCGGCACTGGAAAAAGTGGCATTTAAAATCGTACCCGAAGCGTCTGCCCGACGCCTGCAATTGCAGAATGGCGATCTGGATATCGTGGGCAGCATCCAGCCCGATCAGGTGAAAGCCATGCAAAACGCCAAAGGCGTGGTATTCAAAAAAGTGCCATCGCTACTGGTTTCGTATTTGTACCTGAACAATAAAACCGGGCCGCTCACCAATGTCGCACTGCGCAAAGCAATTACCGAGGCAGTTGACTACAACGGTATGATTAACGGGATTATGAATGGCGAGGCAAAACCGCTAAATGGTCCTATTCCCGATGGCATGTGGGGCCACGACGCTGCTGCGCCCGCATTCAAAACCGATGTGGCGGCCGCAAAGGCCAGCATAGGCGACGCTGCGCCGGACAAACCACTGACCTTGCTGTACTCCACCAAAGAGCCGTACTGGGAGCCTATCGTGCTGTCAGTCCAGGCCAGCCTGCAGGCGGTGGGTGTCAAGGTAAGGCTGGAAAAACTGGCCAATGCCACCATGCGTGACCGCTTGGGCAAAGGCGACTTTGATATCTCTATAGGCAACTGGTCCCCCGATTTTGCCGACCCGTTCATGTTCATGAATTACTGGTTTGATTCGTCCAAGCAGGGGCTGCCGGGCAATCGTTCCTTCTATTCCAACTCTGAAGTAGACAAGCTGGTGCGTCAGGCGGCAGAAGAAACCGATCAGGCCAAACGAACCAGCTTGTATCAGGAGGCGCAGAAGCAGGTGATAAAAGACTACGCTTATGTCTACCTGTTCCAGCACAGCAATCAAATGGGCTTGCGCGACAATGTAAAGGGTTATGCCTACAATCCCATGCTGCATGACGTCTATAATGTCGCGGATATCACCAAGGACTGA